Proteins encoded within one genomic window of Spodoptera frugiperda isolate SF20-4 chromosome 7, AGI-APGP_CSIRO_Sfru_2.0, whole genome shotgun sequence:
- the LOC118265962 gene encoding RNA-binding protein spenito, translating to MIGLPRSDRDRDRITVKIRNMKRSSSRDSMPRSKRTRSSIGRYDDSSDERVTPERVRRRVRSPSPRGRYVSPHRDDYVRSRDVREDSVRPYYKVLCVSALHPKASDEIVKDTLYREYKKFGDFSIKISHELDERVAYVCFRSAEDARDAKHAKPRIILYDKVAIVDPVYEPVRAEYRSRPRSITPPDYERPYSYAWSPVPERRRPPPDDRAYGIPPTVPPHHRDFRPPMHEYPMAGPHGPPMHHRPPMHHPPHPHYMPRPYMPRPHHPPFEKIENKKDKFPNYLHHVQPEDDPLATRTLFAGNLEINISDEELRRIFGRYGIVEDIDIKRPPPGTGNAFAFVRYQTLDMAHRAKVELSGQYIGKFQCKIGYGKATPTTRVWVGGLGPWTSVAQLEREFDRFGAIKKIEYAKGEPHAYILYDSIDAAQAAVKEMRGFPLGGPERRLRIDFADVGTGGPYRPKPYAPPVGEDGRPVEGYEGYEGWEEGYAYGTPGYRGRGGHRGRGRGMYRGVYHGSGDYREEEWRRAPADAEYEGRVRRSGSREPGVDRSRSRTPRRRSPDSDSDGSPRRSGGMLASARTLPEVVRKATTIWNGALILKNSLFPTKFHLTDGDSEIIDSLMKDEDGKNQLRITQRLRLDQPKLDDVQKRIATSSSHAIFLGVAGSTASVTNEDASIQTRPMRNLVSYLKQKEAAGVISLLNKETEATGVLYSFPPCEFSTELLKRTCHNLTEESLKEDHLVIVVVRGGSA from the coding sequence ATGATTGGATTACCGCGTAGCGATAGAGATAGAGATCGAATAACGGTGAAAATTCGTAACATGAAGAGGAGTTCGTCCAGGGATAGTATGCCGCGATCGAAGAGAACACGCAGTAGTATAGGCAGGTATGACGACAGCTCCGACGAGCGCGTCACTCCTGAACGGGTGCGCCGTCGGGTCCGCTCGCCGAGCCCCCGGGGGCGTTATGTGTCGCCCCATCGCGATGACTATGTGAGGTCCCGTGACGTCAGAGAGGATTCCGTTCGACCCTATTACAAAGTTTTATGTGTCAGTGCTCTTCACCCAAAAGCTTCAGACGAAATCGTGAAAGATACTCTTTACAGAGAATATAAGAAGTTTGGAGACTTCAGCATTAAAATTTCCCACGAATTAGACGAGAGAGTTGCTTATGTGTGCTTCCGTAGTGCTGAAGATGCCAGAGATGCTAAACATGCGAAGCCAAGgattattttatatgataaaGTGGCTATTGTTGACCCTGTTTATGAACCAGTTCGCGCCGAATACAGAAGCCGACCAAGAAGCATAACACCACCTGATTATGAGCGACCTTATTCTTACGCTTGGTCTCCAGTGCCTGAAAGACGTAGACCTCCTCCAGATGATAGGGCCTATGGTATACCTCCAACTGTTCCTCCTCATCACAGAGATTTTCGGCCTCCCATGCATGAGTACCCTATGGCTGGGCCTCATGGTCCCCCAATGCATCACAGACCACCCATGCATCACCCACCACACCCTCATTACATGCCTCGCCCATACATGCCCCGCCCCCATCACCCACCTTTTGAGAAAATTGAGAATAAAAAAGACAAATTTCCCAATTACTTGCACCATGTCCAGCCAGAAGATGATCCATTGGCTACTAGAACTCTCTTTGCTGGTAACTTGGAGATAAACATTTCAGATGAAGAGCTACGGCGCATCTTTGGGCGCTATGGTATAGTGGAGGACATAGATATAAAACGCCCACCACCAGGTACTGGGAATGCTTTTGCATTTGTCCGCTATCAAACTTTGGACATGGCCCACAGGGCTAAAGTAGAACTTTCTGGCCAGTATATTGGCAAATTCCAATGTAAAATAGGATATGGCAAGGCAACTCCTACTACCCGTGTATGGGTAGGTGGACTAGGTCCTTGGACATCTGTTGCTCAGTTGGAGAGGGAATTTGATAGATTTGgagctattaaaaaaatagaatatgcTAAAGGAGAACCTCATGCTTACATTTTGTATGATTCAATTGATGCAGCCCAGGCTGCTGTAAAAGAGATGAGAGGTTTTCCACTAGGTGGTCCAGAAAGACGTTTGCGAATTGATTTTGCTGATGTTGGCACTGGAGGCCCTTACAGACCAAAGCCTTATGCACCACCTGTTGGTGAGGATGGTAGACCTGTAGAAGGTTATGAAGGATATGAAGGTTGGGAAGAAGGTTATGCTTATGGAACCCCTGGATACAGAGGCAGAGGTGGCCATCGAGGTCGAGGGCGCGGAATGTACCGAGGAGTTTATCATGGTTCAGGGGATTATCGTGAAGAAGAGTGGAGGCGTGCACCAGCCGATGCAGAATATGAAGGACGTGTTCGACGTTCCGGATCGCGGGAACCGGGCGTGGATCGCTCGCGGTCACGTACGCCACGGCGTCGGTCTCCCGACAGTGACTCGGATGGATCCCCACGTCGTAGTGGTGGAATGCTAGCATCGGCTCGTACTTTACCAGAAGTTGTACGCAAGGCCACTACTATATGGAATGGTGCACTGATCTTAAAGAATTCCTTATTCCCTACTAAGTTCCACTTGACTGATGGTGATTCTGAGATAATTGATAGTCTGATGAAAGATGAAGATGGCAAAAATCAGTTaagaatcacacaaagattacGTTTGGATCAACCAAAGCTAGATGATGTTCAGAAACGCATTGCAACATCCAGTTCACATGCTATATTCTTGGGAGTGGCAGGGTCTACAGCTTCTGTTACAAATGAAGATGCAAGCATTCAGACTAGACCTATGAGGAACTTGGTCTCCTACTTAAAACAGAAAGAAGCAGCAGGTGTGATTTCCTTGCTTAACAAAGAAACAGAGGCAACAGGGGTGTTGTATTCCTTCCCACCTTGTGAATTCTCTACAGAACTTCTCAAGAGGACATGTCACAACCTTACTGAGGAAAGTCTAAAGGAAGATCATTTGGTGATAGTAGTAGTGAGGGGTGGGTCAGCCTAG